In the genome of Nocardiopsis composta, one region contains:
- a CDS encoding S9 family peptidase has product MTAPSKPISVEEFFGPPTRSRALLSPDGAKVAYLAPWRGRLNVFVRDLDSDWAAPDGAEDSGARRVTSDARRSIDTFFWSADGRYLLFQQDTDGDENWHLHRADPARPEEPAVDLTPYEGVRLLGTALSPARPGTAFVQLNKRRPDLIDLYELDLATGELTTAAENPGDVVGWLAAPGRLLALTIEEGGDHVLSEQTRGERRPITRFPGTDALFGAHPAAFTPDGGGLWIGSSRGSDRTRLVRLDLDTGEQTGVDSHPVFDLDTPRPEADQRFPSSLILHPGTGELLGARYLGARQEIHALDAHFAEVLPRLAELSDGDLAHVSCDTAGQRWVVDFTHDRDPGVTWSYDHATGRARRLFRPFPHLDPARLAPVAPITLTARDGIDLPCHLTLPVGAEPRHLPTVLLVHGGPWYRDSWCYDPEVQLLADRGYAVLQVGFRGSTGYGKAHTQAAIGQFAGRMHDDLIDALDWAIEQGHTDPDRVAIYGCSYGGYAALVGAAFTPDRFAAAVSYTGMSDLVDLVRSVVPFARRTVENSYLRYIGDPDDPAQEADMLARSPISRVDDITAPVLLIHGANDVRVARRHSDRIADALRSRGAEVEYLLNEAEGHWFINPDSNIELYRTLERFLARHLGGRSSAAS; this is encoded by the coding sequence ATGACCGCTCCGTCGAAGCCGATCTCGGTCGAAGAGTTCTTCGGCCCGCCCACCCGCAGCAGGGCCCTGCTGTCCCCGGACGGCGCGAAGGTCGCCTACCTCGCCCCCTGGCGCGGCCGGCTCAACGTGTTCGTCCGCGACCTGGACTCGGACTGGGCCGCCCCCGACGGTGCCGAGGACTCCGGCGCCCGGCGCGTCACCTCCGACGCCCGGCGCAGCATCGACACCTTCTTCTGGAGCGCCGACGGCCGCTACCTGCTGTTCCAGCAGGACACCGACGGCGACGAGAACTGGCACCTGCACCGCGCCGACCCGGCCCGCCCCGAGGAGCCCGCGGTCGACCTGACCCCTTACGAGGGCGTGCGGCTCCTCGGCACGGCCCTCTCCCCGGCCCGGCCGGGAACGGCGTTCGTGCAGCTCAACAAGCGTCGCCCCGACCTGATCGACCTGTACGAGCTCGACCTGGCCACCGGAGAGCTGACCACGGCCGCGGAGAACCCCGGAGACGTCGTCGGCTGGCTGGCCGCCCCAGGCCGGCTGCTGGCCCTCACCATCGAGGAAGGAGGCGACCATGTGCTCTCGGAGCAGACCCGGGGCGAGCGGCGGCCGATCACCCGGTTCCCCGGCACCGACGCCCTCTTCGGGGCCCACCCGGCCGCCTTCACCCCGGACGGCGGCGGCCTGTGGATCGGCTCGTCGCGCGGCTCGGACCGCACCCGCCTGGTCCGGCTCGACCTGGACACCGGCGAGCAGACCGGGGTGGACAGCCACCCCGTGTTCGACCTGGACACCCCCCGCCCCGAAGCCGACCAGCGCTTCCCGTCCTCACTGATCCTGCACCCGGGAACCGGGGAACTGCTCGGAGCCCGCTACCTCGGCGCCCGCCAGGAGATCCACGCGCTCGATGCGCACTTCGCCGAAGTGCTGCCGCGGCTGGCCGAGCTGTCCGACGGCGACCTGGCCCACGTGTCCTGCGACACCGCGGGGCAGCGCTGGGTGGTGGACTTCACCCACGACCGCGACCCCGGTGTCACCTGGTCCTACGACCACGCCACGGGACGGGCGCGCCGCCTGTTCCGGCCGTTCCCGCACCTCGACCCGGCCCGCCTGGCCCCGGTCGCCCCCATCACCCTCACCGCCCGCGACGGCATCGACCTGCCCTGCCACCTCACCCTGCCGGTCGGGGCCGAGCCGCGCCATCTGCCGACCGTGCTGCTGGTGCACGGCGGGCCGTGGTACCGCGACAGCTGGTGCTACGACCCGGAGGTCCAGCTGCTGGCCGACCGCGGCTACGCGGTGCTGCAGGTCGGCTTCCGCGGCTCCACCGGCTACGGCAAGGCCCACACCCAGGCCGCGATCGGCCAGTTCGCCGGGCGCATGCACGACGACCTCATCGACGCCCTCGACTGGGCGATCGAGCAGGGCCACACCGACCCGGACCGGGTCGCGATCTACGGCTGCTCCTACGGCGGCTACGCCGCCCTGGTCGGGGCCGCGTTCACCCCGGACCGGTTCGCGGCCGCGGTCAGCTACACCGGGATGTCCGACCTCGTCGACCTCGTCCGCTCGGTCGTCCCGTTCGCCCGGCGCACGGTCGAGAACAGCTACCTGCGCTACATCGGCGACCCGGACGACCCGGCCCAGGAGGCCGACATGCTCGCCCGCTCGCCCATCAGCCGGGTCGACGACATCACCGCACCGGTGCTGCTGATCCACGGTGCCAACGACGTCCGTGTGGCACGCCGCCACTCCGACCGCATCGCGGACGCGCTGCGCTCCCGCGGCGCCGAGGTGGAGTACCTGCTGAACGAGGCCGAGGGCCACTGGTTCATCAACCCGGACAGCAACATCGAGCTGTACCGCACACTGGAGCGCTTCCTCGCCCGGCACCTGGGCGGACGCTCCTCGGCCGCCTCATGA
- a CDS encoding stage II sporulation protein M: MRNPGDPFQIIRANLRAYLAMNAIAYGVFLIGVAAAPAFPELNAAQVASRHEDGTADLVGTLFQNPWLFAAAILGVNVVTVAALRILLPSMIVPFAGIAAFAHKAYETGVVLAPVDATVAKPMIPHSLTLIIEFQAHALVMLGAYLLGKAWPRPAAVGAPDRRRGYLHGLRQAGRLSLPALALFVIGAIYEAFSLVYIVPLPVAG, translated from the coding sequence ATGCGGAACCCAGGCGATCCCTTCCAGATCATCCGCGCGAACCTCCGCGCCTACCTCGCGATGAACGCGATCGCGTACGGCGTGTTCCTCATCGGCGTGGCGGCGGCGCCGGCCTTCCCTGAACTGAACGCCGCGCAGGTCGCCTCTCGGCACGAGGACGGGACGGCCGACCTGGTGGGGACCCTGTTCCAGAACCCCTGGCTGTTCGCCGCGGCCATCCTCGGGGTCAACGTGGTGACCGTCGCCGCGCTGAGGATCCTGCTGCCCTCGATGATCGTGCCCTTCGCCGGTATCGCCGCCTTCGCCCACAAGGCGTACGAGACCGGCGTGGTCCTCGCCCCGGTCGACGCGACCGTGGCGAAGCCGATGATCCCGCACTCGCTGACGCTCATCATCGAGTTCCAGGCCCACGCCCTGGTCATGCTCGGCGCCTACCTCCTCGGAAAGGCCTGGCCGCGCCCCGCGGCGGTCGGCGCCCCCGACCGCCGCAGGGGATACCTCCACGGCCTTCGGCAGGCCGGCCGGCTGAGCCTCCCCGCGCTGGCGCTGTTCGTCATCGGCGCGATCTATGAGGCCTTCTCGCTCGTCTACATCGTCCCCCTGCCGGTCGCGGGCTGA
- a CDS encoding serine protease inhibitor: MDQPARRRSPFAALADERGGGAVEYAAVIGVVATVVGSVMVAGVPERVGGLVGAGICDLLGGEGCEEAGVRSASGDRQARPGAPSADPGEDGGEEEAGDSPRCEGSWPDLVGMDADEAMRLLQEEDPGLSVSVVPEGTPATADFQCGRVRLSTDPDDGTVISAPSVG; this comes from the coding sequence ATGGATCAGCCTGCACGACGACGTTCTCCCTTCGCCGCCCTCGCGGACGAGCGCGGCGGGGGAGCGGTGGAGTACGCGGCCGTGATCGGGGTGGTGGCCACCGTGGTGGGGTCGGTCATGGTCGCGGGGGTGCCGGAGCGCGTCGGCGGGCTGGTCGGCGCCGGGATCTGCGATCTCCTCGGAGGCGAGGGCTGCGAGGAGGCCGGCGTCCGCTCCGCCTCCGGTGACCGGCAGGCGCGGCCGGGGGCTCCCTCCGCCGATCCCGGTGAGGACGGCGGCGAGGAGGAGGCCGGCGACTCGCCCAGGTGCGAGGGGAGCTGGCCCGACCTGGTCGGGATGGACGCAGATGAGGCCATGCGCCTGCTGCAGGAGGAGGACCCCGGACTGTCCGTATCGGTCGTCCCCGAGGGCACTCCGGCCACCGCCGACTTCCAGTGCGGGCGGGTCCGCCTGAGCACCGACCCCGACGACGGCACGGTGATCAGCGCCCCGAGTGTGGGCTGA
- a CDS encoding PPOX class F420-dependent oxidoreductase, protein MSPSIAAGTQVDRDELTEFIEPGHKALLITRRGDGSPQASPVTCGVDAQGRIVVSTCPERAKARNARRDERVSVVVRSDDFNGPWVRVDGTAEVVDGEQAVEPLVEHFRAISREHPDREEYRQAMRRRRKALLRITPRRRGPVATGGLPAHRAPR, encoded by the coding sequence ATGAGCCCTTCGATCGCCGCCGGCACCCAGGTCGACCGGGACGAACTCACCGAGTTCATCGAACCCGGGCACAAGGCGCTGCTCATCACTCGGCGCGGCGACGGGAGCCCGCAGGCCTCCCCGGTGACCTGCGGGGTCGACGCCCAGGGCCGGATCGTGGTGTCCACCTGCCCCGAACGCGCCAAGGCCCGCAACGCCCGGCGCGACGAGCGGGTGAGCGTGGTGGTGCGCTCCGACGACTTCAACGGCCCATGGGTGCGGGTCGACGGGACCGCCGAGGTCGTCGACGGCGAGCAGGCCGTGGAACCGCTGGTGGAGCACTTCCGCGCCATCTCGCGCGAGCACCCCGACCGGGAGGAGTACCGCCAGGCCATGCGCCGCCGGCGCAAAGCGCTGCTCCGCATCACACCGCGACGCCGGGGCCCGGTGGCCACCGGCGGCCTCCCCGCCCACCGGGCACCGCGCTGA